A section of the Lampris incognitus isolate fLamInc1 chromosome 8, fLamInc1.hap2, whole genome shotgun sequence genome encodes:
- the vps26c gene encoding vacuolar protein sorting-associated protein 26C: MNVTLDIKLKRANKVYREGEALAGIVVVVSKEAVQHQGISLTMEGLVNLQLSSKSVGVFEAFYNSVKPIQLISSNIEVAKAGKVPGGRTEIPFEFLLHTKGNKVLYETYHGVFVNIQYTLRCDMKRSLLAKDLSRTCEFMVHSQKQKAKLVPNPVDFTISPETLQNVQERSLLPEFLIRGHLDATNCVISQPLTGEVVVEHSQVPIKSIELQLVRVETCGCAEGYARDATEIQNIQIAEGDVCHALSIPIYMVFPRLFTCPTLETTNFKVEFEVNVVIVLHDDHLITENFPLKLCRV, translated from the exons gAGGCACTCGCAGGAATCGTGGTTGTTGTGAGCAAAGAGGCAGTGCAGCATCAAGGGATCTCTCTCACCATGGAGGGCCTGGTCAACCTGCAGCTCAGCTCCAAGAGTGTGGGCGTCTTCGAGGCTTTCTACAACTCTGTTAAG CCCATTCAGCTCATCAGCAGCAACATTGAGGTGGCCAAGGCAGGCAAAGTCCCTGGGGGCAGGACCGAGATTCCCTTTGAGTTTTTGCTGCACACCAAGGGCAACAAAGTGTTGTATGAAACCTACCATGGCGTTTTTGTGAACATCCAG TACACCCTACGGTGTGACATGAAGCGCTCCCTGTTGGCCAAAGATTTAAGCAGGACTTGTGAGTTCATGGTGCACTCCCAG AAGCAGAAAGCTAAACTGGTACCCAATCCAGTAGACTTCACCATCAGTCCAGAGACCCTGCAAAATGTCCAGGAG AGGAGTTTGCTGCCAGAGTTTCTAATCAGAGGCCACTTAGACGCTACAAACTGTGTGATCAGCCAGCCCCTGACTGGAGAAGTGGTGGTGGAGCATTCACAGGTGCCCATCAAGAGCATTGAGTTGCAGCTGGTCCGAGTAGAGACCTGTG GTTGTGCTGAGGGCTATGCCAGAGATGCCACGGAGATCCAGAATATCCAGATAGCAGAAGGTGACGTCTGCCACGCCCTCTCTATTCCAATCTACATGGTCTTCCCCAGGCTTTTCACCTGTCCGACCCTCGAGACTACAAACTTCAAAGTTG AATTTGAGGTCAACGTGGTGATTGTGCTTCACGATGACCACCTAATCACAGAAAACTTTCCTCTGAAGCTGTGTAGAGTGTGA